The following coding sequences lie in one Deinococcus sp. YIM 134068 genomic window:
- the pcaDC gene encoding bifunctional 3-oxoadipate enol-lactonase/4-carboxymuconolactone decarboxylase PcaDC, translating into MSTPSPHLPSPTPRFLTVGDVTLHVRREGITTGLPPIVFLNSLGSDLRIWDDVVPAALRQHPVVRYDKRGHGLSDSPAGPSSIADHSRDLLGLLDALGVEKAVLVGVSVGGMIALDFASRHPERTAGLLLCDTGARIGSAEMWEARIADVWREGLGAIADRILSRWFTPEFFETRPDDVRGCRNMLTRTPAEGYTATCEAIRDADLREAARSVRVPVTVLCGDTDLSTPPEVGRELAELLGAPFHLIGDCGHLPCVERPAETARHLLAFLDSLSASSEDRYERGMRVRRSVLGDAHVDRATAGITDLDRDFQTFITEYAWGGPWSRGHFDTRTRHLITLAVLAALPREHELAMHLRATANTGVDEADLRELFLHVAIYAGVPVANRALQLAKQALNERSDP; encoded by the coding sequence ATGTCTACTCCCAGCCCACATCTTCCCTCTCCCACCCCCCGCTTCCTGACGGTGGGGGACGTGACGCTCCATGTGCGGCGGGAGGGGATCACGACCGGCCTGCCCCCAATCGTCTTCCTCAACTCGCTGGGAAGTGACCTGCGTATCTGGGACGACGTGGTGCCCGCCGCCCTCCGGCAGCATCCGGTCGTGCGCTACGACAAGCGGGGGCATGGGCTGTCGGATTCTCCCGCCGGGCCGTCCTCCATCGCGGACCACAGCCGCGACCTGCTGGGACTGCTGGACGCGCTGGGGGTAGAGAAGGCCGTTCTCGTCGGCGTGTCGGTCGGGGGGATGATCGCGCTGGATTTCGCCTCGCGGCACCCGGAGCGGACGGCGGGACTGCTGCTGTGCGATACGGGGGCGCGTATCGGGAGCGCGGAGATGTGGGAGGCACGCATCGCAGATGTGTGGCGGGAGGGGCTGGGGGCCATCGCCGACCGCATCCTGTCGCGCTGGTTCACACCGGAGTTCTTCGAGACACGACCGGACGACGTGCGGGGCTGCCGGAACATGCTCACGCGCACCCCGGCGGAGGGGTACACGGCCACCTGTGAGGCCATCCGGGACGCGGACCTGCGGGAAGCTGCCCGGAGCGTCCGCGTCCCCGTCACCGTCCTCTGCGGCGACACCGACCTCTCCACGCCGCCGGAGGTCGGGCGGGAACTTGCCGAATTGCTGGGGGCACCCTTCCACCTGATCGGGGACTGCGGGCACCTCCCCTGCGTGGAGCGGCCAGCGGAGACGGCCCGGCACCTGCTGGCCTTCCTCGACAGTCTGTCTGCCTCCTCCGAAGACCGCTACGAGCGGGGAATGCGGGTGCGCCGTTCTGTTCTGGGAGACGCGCACGTGGACCGGGCGACGGCGGGCATCACCGACCTCGACCGCGACTTCCAGACCTTCATCACCGAGTACGCGTGGGGCGGGCCGTGGTCGCGGGGGCACTTCGACACGCGCACGCGGCACCTGATCACGCTGGCGGTCCTCGCCGCGCTGCCGCGTGAACACGAACTCGCCATGCACCTGCGCGCGACCGCGAACACGGGCGTGGACGAGGCGGACCTGCGCGAACTGTTCCTCCACGTCGCCATCTACGCGGGGGTGCCCGTCGCCAACCGCGCCCTGCAACTCGCCAAACAGGCCCTGAACGAAAGGAGCGACCCATGA
- the pcaH gene encoding protocatechuate 3,4-dioxygenase subunit beta, whose amino-acid sequence MTTEKPRPRAPSVHPAHLHEPYTSSVKRAPHELLMPLPHTLADETGPVFGTDRIRPDDGDTTRNGRVNGEPLGERILVRGRLLDSAGRPVRGALIETWQANAAGRYIHKRDQHDAPLDPNFTGTARMLTDEHGEYQLVSIRPGAYPWRNHHNAWRPAHIHFSVFGVNFTQRLVTQMYFPGDPLLAYDPIYGGIPDEKGRRRLISRFDLDLTQPEWALGYRFDLVLGGDAQTPWEEAH is encoded by the coding sequence ATGACCACCGAGAAGCCCCGCCCACGCGCCCCGTCCGTCCACCCCGCCCACCTCCACGAGCCGTACACGAGCAGCGTGAAGCGGGCACCGCACGAACTCCTGATGCCGCTGCCGCACACGCTCGCGGACGAGACCGGACCCGTCTTCGGCACGGACCGCATCCGCCCGGACGACGGCGACACGACCCGCAACGGGCGGGTGAACGGAGAGCCGCTGGGCGAGCGCATCCTCGTGCGCGGGCGGCTGCTCGACTCGGCGGGGAGGCCGGTGCGCGGTGCCCTGATCGAGACGTGGCAGGCGAACGCCGCCGGGCGCTACATCCACAAGCGCGACCAGCACGACGCGCCGCTCGACCCCAACTTCACGGGCACGGCACGGATGCTCACCGACGAGCACGGGGAATATCAGCTCGTCTCCATCCGGCCCGGCGCGTACCCGTGGCGCAACCACCACAACGCGTGGCGGCCCGCGCACATCCACTTCAGCGTGTTCGGCGTGAACTTCACCCAGCGCCTCGTGACGCAGATGTACTTTCCCGGCGATCCCCTCCTCGCCTACGACCCGATCTACGGCGGCATCCCCGACGAGAAGGGGCGGCGGCGGCTGATCTCGCGCTTCGATCTGGACCTCACGCAGCCGGAGTGGGCGCTGGGCTACCGCTTCGACCTCGTGCTGGGGGGCGACGCGCAGACGCCCTGGGAGGAGGCGCACTGA
- the pcaG gene encoding protocatechuate 3,4-dioxygenase subunit alpha, giving the protein MPLSPETSNIPAEVFGPSPSQTVGPYFHQGLVFGQGLVHGEENVMVSPTSPAAGERIVWRGRVLDGDGEPVPDALVEVWQADAAGRYRHPADPEHARADPHFRGFGRSDTRHPGHTFVFQTIKPGAVVRPGQPTLAPHLQVWVGMRGLLTHTVTRVFFGDEDNSADPVFASLPAERRNTLVARREETPGGVVYHLDLRMQGEGETVFFDV; this is encoded by the coding sequence ATGCCCCTCTCCCCCGAAACGTCCAACATCCCCGCCGAGGTGTTCGGCCCCTCGCCGAGCCAGACGGTCGGGCCGTACTTCCATCAGGGCCTCGTCTTCGGGCAGGGTCTCGTCCACGGCGAGGAGAACGTGATGGTCTCCCCCACCAGCCCGGCGGCGGGCGAGCGCATCGTGTGGCGCGGGCGGGTGCTCGACGGCGACGGCGAGCCGGTCCCCGACGCCCTCGTGGAGGTCTGGCAGGCCGACGCCGCCGGGCGCTACCGCCACCCTGCCGACCCCGAACACGCGCGGGCCGACCCGCACTTCCGGGGCTTCGGGCGCTCGGACACGCGGCATCCCGGCCATACCTTCGTCTTCCAGACGATCAAGCCGGGGGCCGTCGTCAGGCCGGGCCAGCCCACCCTCGCCCCGCACCTGCAAGTCTGGGTGGGGATGCGGGGCCTCCTCACCCACACCGTCACGCGCGTCTTCTTCGGCGACGAGGACAACTCGGCGGACCCGGTGTTCGCCAGCCTTCCGGCGGAGCGGAGGAACACCCTCGTCGCGCGGCGGGAGGAGACGCCGGGCGGCGTGGTCTATCACCTCGATCTTCGGATGCAGGGCGAGGGGGAGACGGTGTTCTTCGATGTTTGA